Within Verrucomicrobiota bacterium, the genomic segment CAGACCGGTGTAGCAAAGCTCACATGGCCGTTCGTATTAAGACCGCGGAGATTGTCATAATGTCGATCGCCGCTTGTGGGCTTTATTATAGTAATCTCAACGTTTTGATCGGAGTCATTTTCCTGATGAGCGCACAAAGCGCGTTTTTTGGACCCGTAAAATACGGCCTTCTCCCCGAGCTTCTCGAAGAAAAGCGCTTATCCTGGGGTAATGGCTACATCGGCCTCGGCACATTTATTGCCGTTATTCTGGGAACTATTGCCGGCGGTTTCTTATTCGATTGGTTCGACAATCAAGCAGCCACAGGGGTCATTTTAACACTACTGGCAGTCGCTGGATATCTGGCAAGCCGCGGGATAAAGCGAATGCCTCCGGCAGATCCCAATAAAGTCTACCGGATCAATTTTTTAGGAGAATTCTGGCAACAACTTAAATATGCCCGAAAAGACCGGGTGTTGTTTCTCTCGGTGATCGGAAGTACCTATTTCTGGTTTCTGGGCGCGCTGGTGCAACAGTCGGTTATGATCTATGGTCGCAATGAATTGGACCTCAGTTTCCGTAGTACGAGTATTCTATTCGCGATGATGGCGGTAGGAATCGGAATCGGAAGTTTCCTGGCTGGCTACCTCTCGGCTCGAAAGATCGAATACGGACTAATCCCGCTCGGTGCTCTGGGAGTTGCGGTCTTTAGTTTCTGCATGGGGCAGTCAGGACTAAGTACCACCTACTTTGGACTCTTCCTGGGTTTATTAGGTTTTTTTGGAGGATTTTATATCATCCCAATCAACGCCATTGTTCAACACAGACCGGAAAAAGAACGAAAAGGCTCTGTCATTGCGATGCAGGCATTTCTTTCCTGGGGAGGAATCCTGGCCTCGGCTGGCGTCTATTTGTTACTAAAGAATATTGGGCTGGAGACCGGGGAGATCTTTATTTTCATAGGTGCAATTACACTCGTTGGAACCGTTTATGTGATCTGGTTGCTTCCCGATTCACTCCTGAGACTGCTCCTGGTAATCCTGACCAACACCATTTACAGGATTCGTGTCCTTGGCCGGGATAATATTCCTGACAAAGGAGGCGTTCTTTTTGTCTGCAACCACCTTTCCTATGTGGATGCCTTACTCCTGGTTGCATCCATAGATCGTCCCATCCGGTTTATCATGGCGCAGGACATCTATACCAATAAATTCATAAAACCGTTTGCTAGAATAATGGGTGCAATTCCGATTCCGACAACGGCCCGACCCAGGGAAACGATCGCCGCATTAAAACATGCCCGAGACCTAATTCAAAAAGGGGAAGTCGTTTGTATTTTTGCAGAAGGTCAAATCTCGAGAACCGGAAACTTACTACCGTTTCGAAAGGGATTTGAACGGATCATGAAGGGTCTTCATGAACCGATTCTGCCCATCAACCTGGATGGAGTCTGGGGAAGTATCTTCAGTTTTGAACGCGGTCGTTTTTTATATAAATGGCCGAGAAAAATTCCGTTTCCTGTTACAGTTAGCTTCGGAGAAGCCATGCCACCTCAAAGCCCACCCTTTGAAGTGAGAACAGCAGTGCAGGACTTGGCTACACAAGCATGGCCCAACAGGAAAATTTATTTTGATACGCTGCACCGCAAATTTGTACATACGGCCAAGCACCACCCCTTCCGATTTGCGATGTCTGATCCAAGATCAGGCCGGCTCAGCTACGGTGCGCTTCTTCCAAAAGTTATTTTCATGGCTCGAACCTTGAGGCCACATTGGCAGGATCAAGAAAAAGTGGGAATACTCCTCCCACCGTCGGTTCCGGGAGCCCTTGTGAACTACGCGGCATTTTTGATGGGGAAAGTGCCCGTTAATCTAAACTACACGCTTTCTGAAAATGCCATTGCTTCGTGTATTGAACAATGCGGCATCAAAACGATAGTTACCTCCAAGCTGTTCCTTGCCCGGACCAAACTTCAACTGCCGGAAACGAGCCTCTTCCTGGAAGATCTTCTCCATAAACCAAAGCTGTCTCAAAAAATTATCAGCTTCTTAATGGCCTGGACGTTACCGGTAAGGGTTTTGGAAAAATCACTCGGGCAGGCACGGAAAATTGAGCTGGACGATACGGCGACTATCATCTTTTCGAGCGGAAGTACCGGAGAACCGAAGGGGGTCATGTTGAGCCATTACAACATAGCTTCGAATGTTGAGCAGATTGGACAAACACTTGCCTTGGGGAAACGGGATGTGCTTTTGGGGATACTACCGTTTTTCCATTCGTTTGGCTTTACAGGAGCTTTGGCACTGCCGCCGACCCTTGGAATTGGAGTCACCTACCATGCGAATCCGCTTGATTCAAAAATGGTGGGTTCACTGGTTGAGGAAAACAAAGTGACCTACCTGATTGCAACGCCGACCTTCCTGCAAATTTATTTGCGCGGCTGCCAGGCCGAGCAATTTAAGTCGCTCGAATTCGTCATGGTTGGAGCCGAAAAATTACCTGAGCGCTTGGCGATGGCGTTTGAGGAAAAATTTGGGCTGTACCCTGTCGAGGGGTACGGTTGCACCGAATGTTCTCCGGTCGTTTCTGCCAATACCCGGGATTTCAGGAAAGGAAACCTTCACCAAGTAGGCATCAAACCTGGTAAGATTGGTCATCCTCTCCCGGGAATCAGCATTCGAATCGTCGATCCCGACTCACACACAGCGGTTCCCACCGGGAGTGCCGGTCTCATGCTCGTCAAGGGCCCAAACGTCATGCAGGGCTATCTCGGGAAACCGGAAAAAACCGCGGAGGTGCTCCAGGACGGTTGGTATACTACCGGTGATATTGCAGCTATCGATGAAGACGGCTTTTTAACGATCACCGATCGCCTGAGCCGCTTTAGTAAAATAGGAGGCGAGATGGTTCCTCACATCAAAGTTGAGGACGTTCTTCATGAATTAATTGAAGAAACGGAGAAATCCTTGGCAGTCTCCAGCCTACCCGATGAACGGAAGGGCGAACGCCTGGTGGTGCTTCATTGTTTGACTGCTTCACGCCTGGAAGAATGTCATTCAAAATTGGCCGAAGCGGACATCCCGAATCTCTGGAAACCAAGGCGCGATCTGTTTTTCCATGTCGACTCTCTTCCCTACCTGGGCTCGGGCAAACTGGACTTGAGTCTACTGAAGGAACTGGCGCGCAAATTTGCTGATTCCTCCAAATGAATATATTCCGTCCTCAAATTCCCTACGTTTTTCGACCACCGAAGTATTCAACCTGGTTCAAGCCTATCCTGTTTTTGGTTAGCAGTCGTTTTCTCAAAAAGAAATTTAAAATTGCGGAAATCAAAATAAGCGGTGCCGAGGAATTGACTGAACTTGTTCGCCGCAGGGAGTCGATTCTCGTCGCCCCCAATCATGCGGACCATGCTGACCCAAGCCTTATGGTAACGGCCGCCCGTCGCAGTGGCTTTATTTTTCATTTTATGGCGGCGAGAGAAGGGTTTGAAAAGGATGCCTTTACCCGCTTCTTTCTTCAAAAGGCGGGAGCTTTTTCGGTAAACCGGGAGGGAGGTGATATTGGCGCAATCAAGACGGCGATTCAATTGTTGCAGGAAGGTAATTTCCCCTTGGTCATCTTCCCTGAAGGTGAAATCTATCACCACCACGAGGTGCTGGATGAGCTGAATGATGGGGTCGCAAGTATAGTGCTGAGAGCCAGTTCAAAACTACCCGAAGGTAAAACGAGCTATGTCGTCCCGGCAGGCATTCGTATTAGACACAGTTCAGATATCTCAAACACATTTTCAGAAAGACTGGATCGATTGGAGAAACATATTACCTGGAAACCAAGACTCGGTTTGGATCCGGTAGATCGAATCTACCGACTTGGATCAGCGCTCCTTACAATTAAAGAGGAAGAATTTCTCGGTTATGCCCAGACAGGAGAAATAATTGCGCGCACCCGTAGTTTGCAGGACAAATTGATGGAACCCATTGAGTTGGCTCATGGTGAATCGAATTCGGATATGAAGATGACGATGCGCATAAAAGCGCTGCGTGGAAAAATCCGAAAGGAGCTTACCGACGAATCCTCTCCCGTTTCGCCAGAACGAGAAAAAGAGCTTTACGATGAACTGGACAGAATTTTCCTCGCCAACCAGCTGTATAGCTACCCTGGCCGATACTTGAAAGAAAACCCAACCGATGATCGTATTGCAGAGACGCTATTCAAGCTCGAGGAAGATGTCCTCGAAATAGAAGAATACTACGGTCCACGCACAGCTGAATTAGTTTTTGGAAAACCTATAGCCATTAACACGTTTCTTGAAGAAGGCGGATTCAATTTTAAAAGTGGAGTTACTCCTTTAACTGAAACAATCCGAGAGAAAGTTCAGGGGCTCCTGCAATCCATGAACACCTGATCGAACTCTTCGATATTTTCCGAATAGAGCGTTGAACCGGTTGACAACAAATTGTGGGGTAATTCATCCTGCTTAAACATTTTTCTATAACGCCAATCATCAGATCAATTTATGTCCTATGAAATACTGACTCCAGAAACGTTGGTGGATTACCTGAAATCCATCGAGGCAATGCAGAGCTTATTTAGCAGCTTCGATAATCTTGAAGTGATCGAAGTCGGTGACGGAAATTTGAATTATGTTTACCTGATTACCAACCGGGACAACCTGGCAGAGACGGTCGCCTTGAAACAGGCGGTTCCTTACCTAAGGGTGGTAGGCGAATCGTGGGCGCTTACACGAGAACGCATGCGTTTTGAGATCCAGGCCTTGGAAATACAAAAAGAGCTTTGTCCTGATTTTGTTCCTGAAATCTTCTATTCCAGTATAGAGATGTCAGTGGTCATCATGCAGAATCTTTCCAATCAAAAGATACTGCGCGGGCAGATCATCGAAGGTAAAGTGTTCCCGTATTTGGCCGATCACATGTCCACCTTTCTGGCGCATACCCTTTATTATACGTCCGACTGGTATCTCTCTTCCGCTGATAAAAAGAAGGCAGTTGCCAATTTCATAAACGCAGAGCTGTGCAACCTTACAGAAGAATTCGTTTTCACCAATCCTTTCGAGAAACATGAGACCAATAGCTACAACGAAGCATTGAGTGAGGAGGATATCGATTTCATACAAAAGGATGGTACTTTGAAAATTGCGGTCGCAGAAATGAAATACAAATTCATGAATCACACAGAAGCGTTGCTTCATGGTGACCTACACATCGGAAGCGTCATGGCTAACGAAAATGAGACCACGGTAATCGACCCGGAGTTTGCTTTTTATGGTCCCATGGGGTTCGACATAGGCGCGTTTATCGGGAATCTGTTCATGTCCTATTTCTCACATGAATACCGCCAAAAGCTCCTTGGACGTGAGCCACTTGAGTATCGTAGCTGGATACTGGATACGATCGCTTCAACCTGGAATCAGTTTGAAAGTAAATTTGACCAATTGTGGGAGAAGCACCAACACGACAAAGACCCACTTTATTTTGACTACGCCGAAGGCAAAGCGGATGCCAGGAGGCAACGACAGTCTTTTCTCAAACATGTTTTTAGTGACACACTTGGCTTTGCCGCATGCAAGATGATGCGCAGAATTGTAGGTCTCGCCAAAGTCGGAGACATTGCCGACATCGAAGACCTGAAGGAACGCGCCCACATTGAACGGATGACACTTGAACTAGGGAAGGCGCTGGTTATACAACGCGACCAATTCAAAAGTATAGAAGAAGTTATCGACCGGGCTAAAACAATATCACCGCTCCGATAGCTTAGTACCATCATGGCCGAAATTACCATTCCCAAGAATAGTCTCAATCTTCCAGAAACCATTTGGTGGGAGAACGGAGAACTCTTTCTCCTCGATCAAACACAACTTCCTTTGGCGGTGGTCGGCGAAAGGCAGGACACGATCGAACAAGTCAGCGACTCAATCAAAGCATTGAAAGTTCGAGGAGCGCCAGCCATAGGTGTCGCCGGGGCTTACGGTTTGCTCGTAGGAATTAAGGTTCACCAGGACCTGCCTGTTGACGATTTCATGGCGCAAATCGAATCCAAGGCAGCATGGCTCGGAGAAGCACGGCCCACCGCGGTTAATTTGAAATGGGGTCTCAAACGTATGGTCGACTTTGCCAAGCAACAAAGGGTGACGACCAGTCGTGAGCTCTACGATAAACTGGAAGGTGAGGCCATAGATATTCACAATGAAGACCGTGAACTATGCAGAATGATCGGAGTGCACGGAGCCTCTTTGATTCAACCTGGATATGGAATCCTTACTCACTGCAATGCAGGCTCATTGGCTACTTCTGAGTATGGCACCGCGACCTCGCCCATGTTTGTGGCACATAAGAACCAGATTCCATTTAGAGTGTATGCGGACGAAACCCGACCACTCCTTCAAGGCGCCCGCTTAACGAGCTGGGAACTTCAACAAGCGGGAATCGACGTTACCCTCATCACCGACAATATGGCAGCACATATGATGTCCCAGGGCTTGATCGACCTGGTTATTGTTGGAACTGATCGCACGGCGGCAAACGGCGATGTGGCCAATAAAATCGGGACACTGGGCGTGGCCATTCTCGCAAAACATTTTAATATCCCTTTCTATGTTGCGCTGCCTTACTCGACGATTGATTTCAATATGCCGGATGGCTCCGGCATTCCGATTGAAGAACGGGACCCTATTGAAGTTACCCACTTCGGGTCACGAAGAACAGCACCTGAGAACATCCAGGTACGTAGTCCGGCATTTGACGTGACTCCCCATGAACTCGTTGCAGGTCTCATTACCGAGCGTGGAATCATCCGGCCGCCCTTTAAAGAAAATCTTCTGAGCGAGTACGGCGAAAAATAAAGCCTGAATCCACGGGGGAAGCAGACATTCCTATATCTCGGGCTTAGCCACCCCGCCAGTTCGAATTCGTGTCGAACAAAGAGGTTTTCTTTCAATTATAGATAGGCCGCAATATTGACACTACCCCGCGGGCTCGTTTGGCTCGGATGTTTCTAAAATATTACGACCTCTGAGTATGAATAGTTTATGGAACGCCGAGGAAGCAAATGCTTTCAAAGATGATATCAAGGGCCTTCGTGCCTACACTTCCCGATTATTGGGAAGCAATCCGGATCTGGTTCTTCATGGGGGTGGAAACACCTCAGTTAAACTCAAGGAAAAAGATTTCTTTGGAACGGAAGAGGACGTGTTGTTCTGTAAAGGCAGTGGCTGGGATTTGGCGACCATCGAAGTAGCGGGCTTTGCTCCTCTACGTATGAGTGCCTTGTTAAAGCTGGCCGAGCTGGAAACACTCTCCGATACCGATATGGTAACCCAGCAGCGAGTAGCCATGTTGGACCCACATGCGCCGAACGCTTCTGTCGAGGCCATATTGCATGCCATTATTCCGCATCGATTTGTAGACCACACCCATGCGGACGCTATCATTGCTCTAACCAACACAGAAAACGGCGAGGCCAAAATCAGAGAAGCACTGGGCGATAAAATCCTGATCGTTCCTTACGTCATGCCGGGATTCGTACTGGCTCGAAAAGTGTATGAAATGACCCGCGACCTTGATTGGGCGGATTATGACGGTATGGTTCTTCTAAACCACGGACTATTCACATTCGATAAGGAAGCAAAAACCTCTTACGAGAATACCATCGACCTGGTCTCCAGAGCAGAAGCTTACCTCGAACAAAAGGGAGCAAAGATATTGAAAGAATCTTCAGGTTCTTCCAAAGCAAACTTACTCACCCTGGCCGAACTAAGAAAGGCTGTATCGGACGCACGCGGTGTTCCGCTACTTGCGAAGTGGGATTCCAGCCCGTCGGTGGTTGCGTATTCGGAAATAGATGGAATCGCAGAGATTGGTACTCGAGGACCCGTGACCCCCGATCATTCCATCCTCACTAAACGGATTCCCATGGTCCTAACCGGACCGGTAAGTGAAGCCGTCGAACAATTTGGCAACAATTACCAAACTTATTTTGATGAAAATAAAGCGGAAGGGATGACACGCCTTGATCCAGCTCCCCGTTGGGTTATCTGGCCAGGTCAAGGCACTGTTTCCTTGGGCACCAGTTACACCGAAGCAGTAAAAATTTCCGATATCGCGGAACACACAACGAAGGTAGTTCAACAAAGTGAAGCTCTGGGAGGCTGGAAAGCGCTCAGCGCGAAAGACGTATTTGATGTGGAGTATTGGGAGTTGGAGCAGGCCAAGCTGAAAACAAAAAAAACCGCGCTACCGCTGCAAGGGAAAGTGGCCCTCGTTACGGGTGCTGCAAGTGGAATTGGCAAAGCTTGTGCTGAACAATTACATGCAGCTGGAGCGGCTGTGGTAGCTACGGATCTGAATCCAGACATCACCCAATTATTCAATGAGCCCACGTTCATTGGAAAAGTATGTGACGTTACGGACAGAGCTGCATTGCTCGATGCCGTTGAAACGACTGTATCAACCTTCGGAGGCCTGGACATTGTAGTCAGCAATGCCGGTATCTTCCCGATGGGAAAATACATCGAGCAGATGGACGACAAGTCCTGGGACATGAGTCTCGCGCTCAACGTGACTCAGCATAAGGATTTGATGCGTTACTGTATTCCTTTCCTAAAAAAAGGGATTGATCCAACCTTCATATTTATCGGCACAAGAAACATTCCGGCACCCGGACCCGGCGTAGCAGCTTACTCGGTGGCGAAGGCTGGACTCAATCAGTTGATGCGGGTAGCAGCCCTTGAATTGGGCGCTCACAATGTGCGTGTAAACATCGTCCATCCCGACAGCGTTTTCGATACCGCTATTTGGGCCGGCGGCATACTGGAAGCACGTGCGGAAAAATACGGCATGACTGTCGAGGAATACATGTCTCGCAATGTCATGAAGACGCCGGTCAAGTCCGTCGAAGTTGCCAACATGGTGGTTTCCATGGCTGGTACTACATTTATAAAAACCACAGGCGCTCAAATCACCGTGGATGGTGGGAATGACCGTGTTATTTAAATAGATTGAATCTAATTCGTAATCGCACCTGGCACACGGAAATTATTTAAAAAATGAGGCAACCACCCCACGTGGTTGCCTCATACAGTTCGGACAATAAAAATCAGCACCGATCACTCTTCTGACTAAATGCTGTCACGATTGGGACGTCCGGGAGGAAGAGCTCGACGCTCTTGACCTCCTTGAGAACGCTCAATCATGGCATCGACTTCAGTCTGATCGATTACACCGTCGCTATTTTCGTCCATTCTTCCAAATCGTTGCTGCATTGGTTCCGGCAATTCATCTTTGGTGATCTTGCCATCCTTGTTTGCATCGAAATCCATTAATTGAGCCGCGGGGTTCCCGCGCTGGCCGGGAGCGCCAGGACCTCTCGCTTGACCAGGTCGTCCTTGTCCCGGACCTCCTCCTCCAGGGCCTGCTCTTTGACCTGAAGTTTCAACAAAGGCATTCACTTCATCCACCGTAAGGAAACCATCGCTATCCAAATCGGCTTGAGCAAATATCGGTTGCATTTGTTGTGGAGCTTCATTTTCCGAGATTTTCCCATCACCGTTCCTATCGGCTCCCAGGATGCGCTCTTTCATCTGATCAGGAGATGGTCGTCCTCCTGGGGCACCACCTGGGCCACCACCTGGAGGGCCTCGTCGGCCAGCAGGACCGCCTCTTTGTTGTCCACCCCGGGCACCGGCTTGAGCAAAATTTTGTCCAGCTCCAGCACGATTAAAGGACCGTCCCATCGTACCGCCACCATCGAGATCAGCAGCGAGTCTTACCTCGTATTTCTGAGTAACTGGAACGCACCAGCCTTCTTCATCACTACAGGCGAAATAACGAACGGTGACACCAAAAACATCTCCCGGTTCGGATCCGGTGATTTCAATTACAAATTCGCGGGGATCCGCATCCGCATCTTCATCCACTTCTTCCGCCATGCCTTTTTCAGGAGTCATGTAGACGCCATCAGGAAGACTCAATTCATACTGCAAAGGGGCGGCTAAATTGTTCCAATGAACATGGTGGATGGGATCCAGGTGAAATCCCAAATACATCTCTCCTCGTCCACGTTGCAACACACCTGGAGTAACTTCCACACGCGGTTTTACATACAGAGGCTGTTTCCCAACTTCCACCGCATTGATCACCACAGGCACTAAAGTTTCGTTGAAAACGGGGCTTGTAGCTTTGCCGCGCTGAACCGATTTTTGCGCCATTGCCGCGGGACGTTTTTCAAGCGTCAGGTCTCTAACGGCGGTGTGGGTGTCAGAATCGCCAACCAGCTTTACCAGCTCTTTGCGAAGGACTTCTCCATCGCTCCATCCGAGGGCATGAACAATTTTCCCCTGCGGATCGATAACCATCTGGGTGTTCGGCCCGAAGCCCAGGGTATGGCGTACGGCGTTGTCCATGTCATCACACAACCAAGGTAAATTCGTGCCCAAGACTCGTTTTGCTTCAACCACATGGGCCAAGCGCTCTTGAAGGGTTACGGGTTGAATGTAACCATTGTATTCAGGATGCGCCAAACTTTTGTAGACGTAAAAAAACTGAAGTCCGTCTGTGTCTTTGTAATCTTGATAAACAGCCTCAACCCCTGGGTAAGTCCGATGAAAGATGGGGCAGGTTAAACAACCGGATACCAGGACCGTATAG encodes:
- a CDS encoding acyl-[ACP]--phospholipid O-acyltransferase, translated to METSQKAIPPSPWKKSFWSLFVTQCQGAFSDNMFKFVVIFTAMSQFPNEADQDRLVALIGVFFAVPFILLTMTGGFFADRCSKAHMAVRIKTAEIVIMSIAACGLYYSNLNVLIGVIFLMSAQSAFFGPVKYGLLPELLEEKRLSWGNGYIGLGTFIAVILGTIAGGFLFDWFDNQAATGVILTLLAVAGYLASRGIKRMPPADPNKVYRINFLGEFWQQLKYARKDRVLFLSVIGSTYFWFLGALVQQSVMIYGRNELDLSFRSTSILFAMMAVGIGIGSFLAGYLSARKIEYGLIPLGALGVAVFSFCMGQSGLSTTYFGLFLGLLGFFGGFYIIPINAIVQHRPEKERKGSVIAMQAFLSWGGILASAGVYLLLKNIGLETGEIFIFIGAITLVGTVYVIWLLPDSLLRLLLVILTNTIYRIRVLGRDNIPDKGGVLFVCNHLSYVDALLLVASIDRPIRFIMAQDIYTNKFIKPFARIMGAIPIPTTARPRETIAALKHARDLIQKGEVVCIFAEGQISRTGNLLPFRKGFERIMKGLHEPILPINLDGVWGSIFSFERGRFLYKWPRKIPFPVTVSFGEAMPPQSPPFEVRTAVQDLATQAWPNRKIYFDTLHRKFVHTAKHHPFRFAMSDPRSGRLSYGALLPKVIFMARTLRPHWQDQEKVGILLPPSVPGALVNYAAFLMGKVPVNLNYTLSENAIASCIEQCGIKTIVTSKLFLARTKLQLPETSLFLEDLLHKPKLSQKIISFLMAWTLPVRVLEKSLGQARKIELDDTATIIFSSGSTGEPKGVMLSHYNIASNVEQIGQTLALGKRDVLLGILPFFHSFGFTGALALPPTLGIGVTYHANPLDSKMVGSLVEENKVTYLIATPTFLQIYLRGCQAEQFKSLEFVMVGAEKLPERLAMAFEEKFGLYPVEGYGCTECSPVVSANTRDFRKGNLHQVGIKPGKIGHPLPGISIRIVDPDSHTAVPTGSAGLMLVKGPNVMQGYLGKPEKTAEVLQDGWYTTGDIAAIDEDGFLTITDRLSRFSKIGGEMVPHIKVEDVLHELIEETEKSLAVSSLPDERKGERLVVLHCLTASRLEECHSKLAEADIPNLWKPRRDLFFHVDSLPYLGSGKLDLSLLKELARKFADSSK
- a CDS encoding lysophospholipid acyltransferase family protein, translating into MNIFRPQIPYVFRPPKYSTWFKPILFLVSSRFLKKKFKIAEIKISGAEELTELVRRRESILVAPNHADHADPSLMVTAARRSGFIFHFMAAREGFEKDAFTRFFLQKAGAFSVNREGGDIGAIKTAIQLLQEGNFPLVIFPEGEIYHHHEVLDELNDGVASIVLRASSKLPEGKTSYVVPAGIRIRHSSDISNTFSERLDRLEKHITWKPRLGLDPVDRIYRLGSALLTIKEEEFLGYAQTGEIIARTRSLQDKLMEPIELAHGESNSDMKMTMRIKALRGKIRKELTDESSPVSPEREKELYDELDRIFLANQLYSYPGRYLKENPTDDRIAETLFKLEEDVLEIEEYYGPRTAELVFGKPIAINTFLEEGGFNFKSGVTPLTETIREKVQGLLQSMNT
- the mtnK gene encoding S-methyl-5-thioribose kinase, which gives rise to MSYEILTPETLVDYLKSIEAMQSLFSSFDNLEVIEVGDGNLNYVYLITNRDNLAETVALKQAVPYLRVVGESWALTRERMRFEIQALEIQKELCPDFVPEIFYSSIEMSVVIMQNLSNQKILRGQIIEGKVFPYLADHMSTFLAHTLYYTSDWYLSSADKKKAVANFINAELCNLTEEFVFTNPFEKHETNSYNEALSEEDIDFIQKDGTLKIAVAEMKYKFMNHTEALLHGDLHIGSVMANENETTVIDPEFAFYGPMGFDIGAFIGNLFMSYFSHEYRQKLLGREPLEYRSWILDTIASTWNQFESKFDQLWEKHQHDKDPLYFDYAEGKADARRQRQSFLKHVFSDTLGFAACKMMRRIVGLAKVGDIADIEDLKERAHIERMTLELGKALVIQRDQFKSIEEVIDRAKTISPLR
- the mtnA gene encoding S-methyl-5-thioribose-1-phosphate isomerase, encoding MAEITIPKNSLNLPETIWWENGELFLLDQTQLPLAVVGERQDTIEQVSDSIKALKVRGAPAIGVAGAYGLLVGIKVHQDLPVDDFMAQIESKAAWLGEARPTAVNLKWGLKRMVDFAKQQRVTTSRELYDKLEGEAIDIHNEDRELCRMIGVHGASLIQPGYGILTHCNAGSLATSEYGTATSPMFVAHKNQIPFRVYADETRPLLQGARLTSWELQQAGIDVTLITDNMAAHMMSQGLIDLVIVGTDRTAANGDVANKIGTLGVAILAKHFNIPFYVALPYSTIDFNMPDGSGIPIEERDPIEVTHFGSRRTAPENIQVRSPAFDVTPHELVAGLITERGIIRPPFKENLLSEYGEK
- a CDS encoding bifunctional aldolase/short-chain dehydrogenase, with translation MNSLWNAEEANAFKDDIKGLRAYTSRLLGSNPDLVLHGGGNTSVKLKEKDFFGTEEDVLFCKGSGWDLATIEVAGFAPLRMSALLKLAELETLSDTDMVTQQRVAMLDPHAPNASVEAILHAIIPHRFVDHTHADAIIALTNTENGEAKIREALGDKILIVPYVMPGFVLARKVYEMTRDLDWADYDGMVLLNHGLFTFDKEAKTSYENTIDLVSRAEAYLEQKGAKILKESSGSSKANLLTLAELRKAVSDARGVPLLAKWDSSPSVVAYSEIDGIAEIGTRGPVTPDHSILTKRIPMVLTGPVSEAVEQFGNNYQTYFDENKAEGMTRLDPAPRWVIWPGQGTVSLGTSYTEAVKISDIAEHTTKVVQQSEALGGWKALSAKDVFDVEYWELEQAKLKTKKTALPLQGKVALVTGAASGIGKACAEQLHAAGAAVVATDLNPDITQLFNEPTFIGKVCDVTDRAALLDAVETTVSTFGGLDIVVSNAGIFPMGKYIEQMDDKSWDMSLALNVTQHKDLMRYCIPFLKKGIDPTFIFIGTRNIPAPGPGVAAYSVAKAGLNQLMRVAALELGAHNVRVNIVHPDSVFDTAIWAGGILEARAEKYGMTVEEYMSRNVMKTPVKSVEVANMVVSMAGTTFIKTTGAQITVDGGNDRVI